In the genome of Arvicola amphibius chromosome 2, mArvAmp1.2, whole genome shotgun sequence, the window ggaatggggacggagggagaactggggttagtagataaaatgaaaagaaatttaaaaagtattctaaAACCAATGGATCAGTACTAGACTTACCAAATAGTGTTAGATTTTTAGATACAATATAGCTTATAATAGCTACCTTGTGTCATACCATAGTAAAATGCTCTTTTTTCTACCtttatttccccccttttttcccaTTCCTGGGTACTGAATCCAGGGTCCTGCACATGctggcaagtgctctatcactgagtaTATATCTTCAACCTAAAAAAGtagttttgaaatgtttttaatctatggaattcttaaaatatctttcaCTGCTTCTACTATTTTGTAATTATGTGGGATAATATTAACTCTGAAACTATCATGATTACTACTTTATATGAGATACCAAAAATTGGCTTATAGCAGATTGACATTGAAATCAGGCAAAGGGGATAGTTGAGAAATTAATTTAATACTTATTCTGTATACATTCCTATGTCTAATTCCCCCTCCCtcaaataatattcattttttaggttataatatttagtccatgcTAAAAGTATTATTTGCCTTAAAACCCTTGCTGTATGTTTCTTGAAAATGATCCATTCTTGAATAATGATAGGAAAGTGTAGACAGGAAAAGTTTGGGTGGATAGAGGGAATATAGAAATCAAagcaagggcagagagaaaggaaagaagaatacTTAGACTTAAAAAGAAGTTGGTAGCAAAGACATCCTTCTCCCAATTCTCAACATTCCATCTGAGATGGAAGTGGTCTATTTGAGCCTTCTCTGAAGACATGaggttcttgctttgtttttgtatgtgACAAGTTAGAAGTCTGAAGAATTACAGAGAACATGAGCCTGGACTTTGCTGTGGTTAGGTGTGCCCATGAAGACActattttctgcctcttccttctatGTCAAATCATGTTCTAGATTATGGTTCTGTGCAGTTTTCTGTCCTCTAGTAAAATGATCTTTGATCCTTTACATATGTAGAGGTTGGCGTGGCTATTGCCTCAGAGATGGCAAGCAGATACAACAGGATATGGACTCTCAGcttgaaatgtgtttttaatttgtgttagCCTTTCCAGTGTTTTAGTGtgtaaaaatcacattttcatcTTGGATGTAAAAGGGTTaaatggaaatcagtatagtaTTTCTTAAGACCAGCAGTTTTTCAAATAGAGCAACTTTATCTGCTATTTCTGAGACTGGCCCACATCAGTAATGTCTTAGGAGATGATAGAGCTGGGAACATATACTAGTAAGTCTGCTCCTAAGCTTTATGCACTTCAGGAGTTGGTAAAGACTCTTCCTATTATAAACATCTGATAGAAGAATATTTTCAGTAGACATTTGTGTCATAACAAGAGGCCTACAATGATAAATCTACAGAAATAGGTGGACATAGTCTAGAACATGGCACTAAATCCCAATGAGCCTCATTTAAGAGAGATCTTTGACAAGTACCTTTTAACCAGGGAACTTTTATATAAAAGCTGGTGAGACCTAAGAGattgatatataatataattgGACTCatgtttgagaaagaacttagGGTTCTTAACTTAGTATTGGTTTATCAGAAACCTGACTAAAGAATTCTATTGGGAAACTTAGCTTTTCAATGGCTATCCAGGGATATTTCTTCAGCAACCTCAGTCAAAAGAGTCAGTCCATGTGGTCAATGGACTATGTTGGCTGTTGGTCCTTGTGCATTTTGGGTTGTATTTACAGGTTGGGTTTCATTCATGCcctgtgtttgtatttgtatttgtattatttatattttgataactaattcttgcctgaagaccagaggcaaagctaaagccactagaggtcaggcaatggtgacaaacacttttaatcccaggatttgggagacagagacaaatagatctctgtgagttcaagaccaccctggactCCACAAAATCAAatccagaaacaaatccaggaggtggttgctcacacctttaatccctaacCTTGGGAGTCACACGCCAttattcccagcactagagggaatatataatgagaggagagagaagcataGACTGCTTAGTTTatggtcacccagccttggtagagataagacttctctagtaacttggctgccttgcttttctggctttcaggTTGAAgaccaatttctgtctctgaggtttttgttttgttgtgttttgttttttttcatttttgttttaattcgtGCTACAGTGCCCCATGCCAAAATGACCAATTTTTTCTGTGAAACCCTTGGGGTACTGGTTCTTTTGAACCCCTAGGTTCGTTGAGGAACTAATTGTTTCTAAGAGGTGAGGTGGAATCTCAAAGAATGCCATCCGAATGTGACTCCTACAACCCACTTGAAGTGACCTTCTGAcaactttgtgttctttttgCAGATTTTCAAATGTCTACATGCTAGTGAATGCTAGATGTTATAACTCTTTCCTTAAACAACAGTTGAAGTCTTAAAAGTATAGAAAACTTATCCTGTATTGTGATTGGTGAAATCAGGACTTTTTCTCTTTGAGtgtgttgaaaaataaaaacatgccaCATTCTctttataaaactatttttatctcTAATATTGTATTGACATAAGTTATCAAAGTACATAGGATACCAGCTGACCTATTTATGTGAGTTATCTAGCTTTAGAGCTTATGGGGATTCTGAACTGCAAAAGTACATAATGATTAtaaaaatttacttcaaaaatgGGTTTAGTGATGAGACATTATTTACTTTAGTTTATATTTGAATTCAATTTGGCTTGCTCACGCTGGGAAGTCTTTTCCTCCTTTAGTCAATGTTCTATATGGATCTTCAGGTCATGCTTGGTGGTTTTTATACACTCACACCTCCCCTTTCCCACTgctgaataaaaacagaaggggGATTTTTATCAGTTAATCAGCAGTGGCCGGATACTGGGggcaatgacaacaacaaaagtcaTTTTATTCTGAGCCTCCCAGCAAGGGTTAGAACGGATGTATTGTGTATTCTTAGATGTGGAGTtgtaattaaacacacatctttTAAATTCTCTTCTCAGGTCACGTGTGCCAACTTAACAAATGGTGGAAAATCGGAACTTCTGAAGTCGGGAAGCAGCAAATCCACACTAAAGCACATATGGACAGAAAGTAGCAAAGACTTGTCTATCAGTCGCCTGCTCTCACAGACTTTCCGTGGTAAAGAAAACGACACAGATTTGGACCTGCGCTATGACACCCCAGAACCTTATTCCGAGCAAGACCTCTGGGACTGGCTGAGGAACTCCACAGACCTTCAGGAGCCTCGGCCCAGGGCCAAAAGACGGCCCATTGTTAAGACCGGCaagtttaagaaaatgtttggATGGGGTGATTTTCATTCCAACATCAAAACAGTGAAGCTAAACCTGTTGATAACTGGGAAAATTGTAGATCATGGCAATGGAACGTTTAGTGTTTATTTCAGGCATAATTCCACTGGTCAAGGGAATGTATCTGTCAGCTTGGTGCCCCCAACAAAAATCGTGGAATTCGACTTGGCACAACAAACCGTGATTGATGCCAAAGATTCTAAGTCCTTCAACTGTCGCATTGAATATGAAAAGGTTGACAAGGCTACCAAGAACACACTCTGCAACTATGACCCTTCAAAAACCTGTTACCAGGAGCAGACCCAAAGTCACGTGTCCTGGCTCTGCTCTAAACCCTTCAAGGTGATCTGCATTTACATTTCCTTTTATAGTACAGACTATAAACTAGTACAGAAAGTGTGCCCCGACTACAActaccacagtgacacaccttaTTTTCCCTCAGGATGAGGATGAACAGGGCGTGAGACTGAAGCCTGAGGAATTAGAGGTCACAGGACAGGGCTGTTACCTCAAGGAAGAAGGTCCCATCTGTTGCCTGGAATGTGTCTACACTGCTGCTCTTGTTGACTGGTGCAAACATGCTAGTGGAAAACAGTTGCTGTAACCTCTGCCCAGTCAGCTGCATCTCAGCATACTTGTAAATCATCGTAGATCTCAAAGTCTCACCTGAAGACATTCTGTCACCTGTAGAGGCACATGAGCACCACCGTTGCACACCTCAGCTTGCATCTATCATGGTTCCCTTTGAGAGGGCTTTCATTGTCTGACTCATGATGGTACAGGATAAACTATGATCAAACACAGAGAATTAACTAGACAGAGGAAGTGTCTGACACGATGTTATGGAAATCTCTTTTAAGGTCTTGAGTCCATGCTAATCAATAGTCCCCATTCATGCATTCCTACTGCTTGGAGTAGCTGTGCTGGTGAATACTACTGTAGGAGTTATATGCTTGTTAAATGGAAAAAATGTGTCTTTAGAGATcagtattctttattttatgaacACAACAAAGTGTAGTAACTTTTCCCCAGCATACAGTAGGCACATTCAAGGTGATACAGGATGGCTTTTCTTTCTATGGAGGGAGGAGCCCATTCTCAGTAAAGATGAGCAAACATTTGGAATTTACATGTGGGCAGACACTGGGATTACAGCTTTTCTCGCCTATCACCGGACCATTGCAATGTTGAGATCAACTAAGACTGCTTAACACAAGTTCTGATCATTATATAAGAAGGGAAATGCCTGGCAGACACCATGTAAGTTGTAAGTGTCTGTCTTATCTTTACTACACATATTGTAACAAATTCAATATCCTAGTCTTCATTTGTATGAATGGTTTGTATTGTACATAGTTTAACCAAGTGTTATTTGAGCTGCTTATTAATATTAAATTGTATTTGTCTCTCTGCTTGTtattggttaaaaagaaaaaaggatctgAGGAatccatttattcaatgtagcTGTGAATTCCATTAAAAAAGACAGATTTAATGTACAAAGCATTTATTCAGCTCAAGTATTGTTGAAAGCTATACATATACAACATTACACTGTCtgtatttagatattttatttctggaaaaaagaaatgtacataaaaataaaacacttaaagtTGAGTTTCAATACGTATTTGTGTAAGATGGTGGTTTAAATGGTTCTGACAAGAAGAATGTGCTGAAATATAGCCATGTCTTTGAATCTGAGCAGAATTCTATACATTGTTATTAGCTACCCAGCCAAAACAGCTTAAGAATTTCAGTCTCAAGCTTAGAAAATAATTATGGCATAAAACACTGCATGCATTTTTGGTTTATTGTAATATTAACTACTCAAGAGtaccaaggaagaaaaaaattacaagtgaACATAGGGAGAATATTGTTGTTGCTTAAATTAATTATAGTGAGTAGGCTTTCTCCCCTGTACAGTCTTTATTTAGTAGGAGCATTGAAGTGAAAgccatgtgttttctttaaaagaaaaccaaggtgTCTTGAGGATTGTCACCGAATTTCCCTGTGTCTGTTGTGATGACACCATCCAGCTGGAGAAATCGTGACAGCAGTGGAAGGCTCCTAGTCTCAAATTGATTATAACAGATGAGATCAAATTATCTATGTAGCTTTTTATATGGACactaagctttatttttaaagttgatgTGCTCagtcttagaaaaataaacagctGATGAAATGTATGAGATCACTCATTTTTAAGACAATAGATTTGATGTTGAAATATGAAGAATCTCAAAAGTTAACCAAAGAAGAGCACTCATCCACGCTGCCCCTGCCCACACTGCCTAGGCTGGACCTCTTTTCCACAGAGAAAGCAACAGAAGGAtgacagagaaacaaagccaCACAATTCTACAATGGGAGCTCAATCACTGCTCTGATGAAAGAGTCTTCATCTGTTAACCAAACATTTACCTGCTAAGTGTTCATCTCTCAGAACCATCTGCCATGTGTAGGCAGCCATTTGCATAAGTGTGTAAGTGATTTGCCCATGAAATTTCGAGACAAAGATTAGAACAACTCTGGCAGAACAGGCAGTAAGAGTTTCATGCGTTCTGGCCATTGGACATGGTTTTCACAAACAAGTCTTATCTTGTGCTTCATATCACTATAACCACTGAAGACTTGTTTTCTCACAAACAAGAGAGATAAAAGGGGTGAAATCAGTTGATTTCTTTAGGGTCATTTGACGATTGGACTGTGACATTCATTATGTAATCTGAAATGTTTTTTGCTAACCCCAAATTCGAAATGAGATAAAAACCCTCCTTCAATCTCTACCCCTCTATTCTGTTTTACAATACCCCCAACAATATACTGTCTATATATCTCGATAAACATATGATAAACATACGGATACACCGAACACTGTCATTAATTTTTCTGTTGATCTACcgaattttatttacaaaaaacataaaatgaaaacacataggCCAACTTTGatttcaaatacttaaaaaaatccaaactttTAGACTTTCTGGGCTTGTAAATAGTGTCACAAACTCTACCGTTTTCAACACTTGTCATGTGTTACACAGAAAGATATCATGGTGACACAGATTGCTAGGATATGGGTAGAGGAAGATCATCAATAGGGAAGCTTCAAATAAGCATACTAACACTTTTATTAGGCCAACTTGCTACTTCAGTGAGCTAGTTAACTAACTTTTAATTATCTCTAAAAATGCACTGGATctggaaaaaaatgaactttGAGCAGTGATAAGGAAACACCTTATCTCAGATTTTGGAAATCATTCTGCACTTTTGTGAAGATACGGAAGAAAACTTCCATAAGCACAGTGCACTGAATGAAAGAAGAGATTGTCAatcatttagttttctttaagaaaagatccaacaaatttgaaattaagaaaaatgcattACTGTAATTTCTTGtttcactaaagaaaaataatatcagTTTATCCATTTATGATTAAAAAACTCACCATTGCCATGATGTAGTATCAGTTTTGGGGACCAAGACTATCTGTAGAGCTTTTGTGCTTGCGTGGAAGGAGCACAGTCATGAATAATGTGGATGATAGAGTTATTCTGCAAATACTTGAGAGGtttgttaaatttaaaagtataaccTGAGTCGTCACTTCAGCAAGGAATTGTAAGCCATATTTTTTTAACACAATAGATTTAAACCAATTCCCGAGATGCCTGAgtgacttttctttctgttttcctaccGTTTTGCATGAAAAAGCAGATTATCCAATATAAACAGCCCTATGGAAGAGTAATTTGCTTCTTCACCATCAACTGTGAATGCCAAGTTTTTAACAGAAGCAAACACAAGTGGGTGGCTTATAAACTCTGAAAGATATACTTGATGTATCAGCCCCGGACAATTTATTTAACTATCAATCTTTGTATCtatcttatttatctttatttccatTCTAATTAAATGTAAGTCAGTAGACACctttagaaaaaaatgccaaaGCAGAATTGCCCAAATATTATCAccatttatttagtttatatatGATAGAAATTGAATCAATTCATACAGTCTGAGTAGAATCCTTAAAAACTGGTTTCCAGGTCAGTCTTTTGAAGAAGTTTCAGACATTGCGTGCCAGAGAAAGTTGCTAGGAAACACTGAAAACTTAGGGCCTGCTTTTTGAGTTTTATatccaatagaaaaaaaaaaacatttaaagtaagAAACCTATAATTTAACTTTACTTCTTACTGGGCTAGGggaaaatgaaagtttttaaataaagagttCTAGTTTTGATATTCTCTGAGTAATGTTgagaaaaagatattaaaatgagTGCCATGCTTCTGGAAAAGTGCCCTAAGTTTGACTAAAAGaagtttaattttcttatttctgactTGCAGGGATAGGCATTTTATCACGGATGAGTTACAGGATGGCTCTAAAAGTCCTAGGAGTGTGAGCTGAGACGATTTCTCTTGGTGGCTACAGCAGCTACTGTTAGGGGAGGCTTAGTGTTATTCTCCTTTTTAACCTGGGATTACACACTCAATCCATtcatctctgtgtagccctgggtgtcctgaaaTGTACTGTATAGTAAAACCTGACCTTGATCAAgtagatctgcctgcatctgcatCCAGTGTGCTGGAATTGAAGACATGCACCACCCCCTCACCCACATATCTTTTCTATTCCAACATCGCTGAAACTGCTTTATTATTAAAGATCCTGCATTAGGGCCTCACAAAACAGACCAAGAGTTACTAGTATCTAATCCTAGGTTTTTCTGTTCAAACAAGAGAGTAGACTTGACCCTTGTAGTTGTGACTGTTGAAGAAATATTGCAAGGACTTTTTTAAGCATGCAATTGCTGCTAAGTAACTACTTTGAACAAGAACACATTTGCTATTGTCAAATTTAACCTTGTAAACTTTCTGAAGTCTCATTTTCGtatcaatttttttcatttgctaaCAGTGTTTCAGAGGATGCACGTAAAGTGGCATTTGCTCAGTAGGTTGTTAAAACTTCATGTTCAGGATCCCTTAGAGTATCATGCAAGTTTCAGCCCTTGTCTCTGGTTAACTAAAGTTGAAGTTAGCTCCGATTGTCACAGCCAGTAAACCAATGTGGCAGCCAAGGTCATTTCCCAAGCTACTATTTGCAAACTCATTTTTGATTCGGAGACAGATATGTCTTCAAGCTTCATAATTACAATGTAGACAAGCAATATATACAGTGATAATGCAATTCTGAATTATTGCATGTTCTTTCTTGGAGTCTCATTTTAGGAAATTATTTGTTGGATATTTAGGAATTTTTCAACACTTTCACTTTCGTTTCTATTGAAAATGACTCAAGCAACTTTATATGGGTCCAGTTAGAATCTTCTCATGCTGTTAGGTTATGAATTGAGTTTCTTgtagatgtacacacacacatataaaacagagGCTATTTTCGGCATAAAGTTGAATGAATGGGGAAATTTGAAAAGATGGCTCAaacttatgtttttaattttttcttgcattattttattattcaaacaaATATATCCAAAACTGTGTTTATGTTCTTGCTTTCCGAAGCTTCTACATGAAAGCAGGTATTGGAGTCTATTTAGTATTTTTCACTGATGTTTTCTGGTATTCTAACAACCAAGTAAGCTTCTACTCATGTAATTTTCTGAATTTACTTAAGCCCATGTTCTGCTAATGTTCAAAACAATAAGTATTTGAAAGAACCAGGACGTGAAGGGAAGTCACTCACTACCATTTTTGAGTAGaaccttgctcatgttcttccagTACAGTCTGAGAACTCATCATCAACTGTGTCTGGTCATCATCACATTTTCTCCTGGGGTCATGGAAGAGAATTTATCAGCAGATCATCAGGTAGTTTATTATTgtcaaaaatactttatttattgtGCTGCACCTGACATACAATAGGCTATAGAA includes:
- the Nxph1 gene encoding neurexophilin-1; this translates as MIELGTYTSKSAPKLYALQELVTCANLTNGGKSELLKSGSSKSTLKHIWTESSKDLSISRLLSQTFRGKENDTDLDLRYDTPEPYSEQDLWDWLRNSTDLQEPRPRAKRRPIVKTGKFKKMFGWGDFHSNIKTVKLNLLITGKIVDHGNGTFSVYFRHNSTGQGNVSVSLVPPTKIVEFDLAQQTVIDAKDSKSFNCRIEYEKVDKATKNTLCNYDPSKTCYQEQTQSHVSWLCSKPFKVICIYISFYSTDYKLVQKVCPDYNYHSDTPYFPSG